In Ostrea edulis chromosome 10, xbOstEdul1.1, whole genome shotgun sequence, one genomic interval encodes:
- the LOC125674557 gene encoding uncharacterized protein LOC125674557, which yields MNNNEILQEPIWNNKHFLFNGKTIYFKNWIKNIKYVKDLFNDSGFKTIDEISKEICKKANVLCEYKIVKSAFKYIREKIHGYESKFINIKDKRYFNFTNKYCTVEKQKRKFFYEILLSKLFISPKHHNLYHKEYNVSKEMWKHIYQQKIKLALDRIIAEFNYKLMHNLLSCKKYMFKWKKESSDKCSLCLETEDMRHLIYECKNVSLVWNMVSLACKVNIQWKSIVIGFYFECNQSTRLLNNFISFIALKIYKYKMFCRLSNLEETEYSISNHVKKCTVLWCKVIKYSNYALKTNAIEHFIKLL from the coding sequence atgaacaataacgAAATATTACAAGAACCAATTTGGAACAAtaagcattttttgtttaatggcaagactatatattttaaaaattggataaaaaatattaaatatgtaaaagatTTGTTCAATGATAGCGGTTTTAAGACCATTGATGAAATAAGCAAAGAAATTTGCAAAAAAGCAaatgtactttgtgaatataAAATAGTCAAATCAGCTTTTAAATACATAAGAGAGAAAATTCATGGATacgaatcaaaatttataaacataaaagataaaagatatttcaattttactaataaatattgtacggttgaaaaacaaaaacgtaaatttttctatgaaatacttttgagtaaattgtttatatcacCTAAGCACCATAATTTATATCACAAAGAATATAATGTCAGTAAAGAAATGTGGAAACacatttatcaacaaaaaatcAAGTTAGCTTTAGATAGAATTATTGctgaatttaattataaactgATGCATAATTTGCTTTCCtgtaaaaaatacatgtttaaatggaaaaaagaatctTCTGACAAATGTTCTCTGTGTCTAGAAACAGAAGATATGAGACATCTTATATATGagtgtaaaaatgtttcattggtTTGGAATATGGTGTCTTTGGCGTGCAAAGTCAATATTCAATGGAAAAGTATTgttattggtttttattttgaatgtaatCAAAGCACACGCCTGCTTAATAACTTTATTTCCTTCATTGCTTTgaagatatacaaatataaaatgttttgtagaCTAAGTAATCTTGAAGAAACTGAATATAGCATATCAAATCATGTCAAGAAGTGTACAGTTTTGTGGTGTAAAGTTATAAAGTATAGTAATTATGCATTGAAAACAAATGCTATTGaacatttcataaaactgttgtaa